A portion of the Mesobacillus sp. AQ2 genome contains these proteins:
- a CDS encoding YugN family protein, which yields MVPIQSNIDGKEITVGDLKKNLEPLGFTLNGNWEYDHAFIDYKMNDDHGDQQYVRIPFKSTGGPLDNEGTFVQIGTPFLLDHQFETDVDDEGNIGALTGSFDQFKSPADKDAPFPEELVERGKVLVNKAEQALGTL from the coding sequence ATGGTACCGATTCAATCAAATATAGATGGAAAAGAGATCACAGTGGGTGATCTGAAGAAAAACCTGGAGCCGCTTGGCTTCACGCTGAACGGCAACTGGGAATATGACCATGCCTTCATCGATTATAAAATGAATGATGATCATGGTGACCAGCAGTATGTCAGGATTCCTTTCAAGTCTACGGGCGGCCCGCTTGATAATGAAGGAACATTCGTCCAGATTGGGACACCGTTCCTCCTGGATCACCAATTTGAAACAGATGTCGATGATGAAGGGAATATTGGTGCCCTGACTGGTTCTTTCGACCAGTTCAAATCACCTGCTGACAAGGACGCTCCATTTCCGGAGGAACTTGTGGAACGTGGAAAAGTATTGGTCAACAAAGCTGAACAGGCTTTGGGGACTTTATAA
- a CDS encoding alanine--tRNA ligase-related protein, giving the protein MENKLYYQDAYIKSFTAELIRQGADESGRNYAVLTQTAFYPTGGGQPFDTGILNGVEVVDVEEIDGEIRHYINELLEEGMPIEGEIDWGRRHDHMQQHAGQHILSAAFEELFGYKTVSFHLGKDTLTIDLDTESLSAEEADMVEELANQVILENRPVITKWVDVDELKQYKLRKALSVSNNIRLVIIPEFDYNGCGGTHPNSTAEVGHLKILGWERQKKIIRVEFVCGQRVLRKLGQKHEILKELSVLLNASEQDMVSAVNRLLGQKKTTEKSIEEMRDQLLKYEAADLAEANTGEIISRVYQNRGIQELQKLSRLLAIQADDKVFLLVAENEDKLQFVFARGKNARGNLKDWSKHALSLIDGKGGGSDQLVQGGGRLMPGEEFIREITRIIQ; this is encoded by the coding sequence ATGGAGAATAAGTTATATTATCAAGATGCTTACATAAAAAGCTTTACAGCTGAACTGATCAGGCAGGGAGCCGATGAGTCAGGCAGGAATTATGCAGTATTAACTCAGACAGCTTTTTACCCGACAGGCGGCGGACAGCCATTCGATACTGGCATTCTGAATGGTGTAGAAGTTGTGGATGTCGAGGAAATTGACGGAGAGATACGCCATTACATAAATGAGCTGCTGGAAGAAGGAATGCCGATAGAAGGGGAAATTGATTGGGGCCGCCGGCATGACCACATGCAGCAGCATGCAGGACAGCATATTCTTTCGGCTGCTTTCGAGGAACTGTTTGGCTATAAAACAGTCAGTTTCCATTTAGGGAAAGATACGCTCACAATTGATTTAGATACAGAAAGTCTGTCAGCGGAGGAAGCTGACATGGTTGAGGAGCTGGCTAACCAGGTAATACTTGAAAATCGTCCAGTCATTACTAAATGGGTCGATGTTGACGAATTAAAGCAATACAAACTCAGGAAAGCACTGTCAGTATCGAACAACATCAGGCTCGTCATCATACCTGAATTTGATTATAACGGCTGCGGAGGAACACATCCAAACAGTACAGCGGAAGTAGGCCACTTGAAAATCCTTGGATGGGAAAGGCAAAAGAAAATCATCCGGGTTGAGTTTGTATGTGGGCAAAGAGTTTTGAGGAAGCTCGGGCAAAAGCATGAAATCCTAAAAGAGCTGTCGGTCCTGCTGAATGCATCTGAACAGGATATGGTATCGGCAGTTAATAGACTGCTTGGCCAGAAAAAGACAACTGAAAAGTCAATCGAGGAAATGAGAGACCAATTACTTAAATATGAAGCAGCTGATCTCGCAGAAGCCAATACGGGAGAAATTATCAGCCGTGTTTATCAAAACAGGGGTATCCAGGAACTTCAAAAGCTTTCCAGGTTGCTCGCTATACAGGCAGATGACAAGGTATTCCTGTTAGTGGCTGAAAACGAAGACAAACTTCAATTTGTTTTTGCCCGGGGTAAGAACGCCCGGGGAAATTTGAAAGATTGGTCAAAACATGCTCTATCATTAATTGACGGCAAAGGCGGAGGCAGCGATCAGCTTGTTCAGGGCGGAGGCAGGTTGATGCCAGGTGAGGAATTCATCAGAGAAATTACTAGGATTATCCAATAA
- a CDS encoding metal-dependent hydrolase produces the protein MDSVTHTLFGLALYGAVDKKHMEKTQKRAYLLTAVGASQIPDIDVISQFWDNDGLYQMWHRGITHSVFLTPIWALLFVLLSFLLFKVKDLKLFFLGWLAVFIHNTSDLFNAWGTGYLEPYSNIRITFGTIPIIDFVFWVILGTAFIASRKNKAKSPYYFKLAWVFIALHIVVQSVQGWLIYNQYENDYKQIALSAGFIPWTYTVIAKNDSNVKIFQDNLFTDRKLQYELASSEETDLNGLFAQKPEAKTLYEWSPFVVIVNDSKKLGVYDPRFYRNGQSFLFEYIDKTQTK, from the coding sequence GTGGATTCAGTTACCCATACATTATTCGGCTTAGCCTTATATGGAGCCGTTGATAAAAAACATATGGAGAAAACTCAAAAGCGTGCCTATTTGCTGACCGCGGTTGGCGCAAGCCAAATTCCTGACATAGACGTCATTTCTCAATTTTGGGATAATGATGGACTTTATCAGATGTGGCACAGAGGCATCACCCATTCTGTGTTTCTGACGCCAATTTGGGCATTGTTATTTGTATTGCTGTCTTTTCTCCTTTTTAAAGTGAAGGATCTCAAATTATTTTTCCTAGGCTGGCTGGCCGTCTTTATCCATAATACGAGTGATTTGTTCAATGCCTGGGGAACAGGCTATCTAGAACCGTATTCAAACATCAGGATCACCTTCGGCACAATACCGATAATTGATTTTGTATTCTGGGTCATTCTTGGGACAGCCTTTATTGCTTCCAGGAAAAATAAAGCGAAAAGCCCCTATTATTTTAAATTAGCATGGGTTTTCATTGCGCTGCACATTGTTGTCCAGAGTGTCCAGGGCTGGTTAATCTATAATCAGTACGAAAATGATTATAAGCAGATTGCTCTTTCAGCAGGCTTTATTCCTTGGACATATACAGTAATTGCGAAAAACGACAGCAATGTTAAAATCTTTCAGGACAATCTGTTCACTGACAGAAAGCTGCAATATGAGCTCGCTTCTTCTGAGGAAACAGACCTGAATGGGCTTTTTGCGCAGAAACCGGAAGCGAAGACACTGTACGAATGGTCGCCATTTGTGGTCATCGTCAATGATAGCAAGAAGCTCGGAGTCTATGATCCGCGCTTTTACCGAAATGGACAGTCGTTCCTCTTTGAATATATCGATAAAACCCAGACCAAATAA
- a CDS encoding peptide chain release factor 3 yields the protein MKKLQDEVLSRRTFAIISHPDAGKTTLTEKLLLFGGAIRDAGTVKAKKTGKFATSDWMEIEKQRGISVTSSVMQFDYDGFKVNILDTPGHQDFSEDTYRTLTAVDSAVMIIDSAKGIEDQTLKLFKVCRMRGIPIFTFINKLDRQGKAPLELLAELEEVLGIESYPMNWPIGMGKEFLGIYDRFNNRIEQFRVDEDKRFISLNEEGEIDGDHSIKESSLYEQTLEEIMLLDEAGNEFSKEKIVDGTLTPVFFGSALTTFGVQTFLDSYLQFAPAPQPRNSTAGEIDPKSEEFSGFIFKIQANMNPAHRDRIAFLRICSGKFERGMTVQLSRTGKTMKLAQSTQFMADDRSTVEEAVAGDIIGLYDPGTYQIGDTIVSGKEGFLYEKLPQFTPELFVRVSAKNVMKQKHFHKGIQQLVQEGAIQLFKTLKTEEYLLGAVGQLQFEVFEARMRNEYNVEVIMERQGSKIARWIEGDDVNENLSSSRSLLVADRFDKKVFLFENEFALRWFQDKNPEVKLYNPMDVS from the coding sequence ATGAAAAAATTACAAGATGAAGTATTATCACGCAGAACGTTTGCGATTATATCCCACCCGGATGCCGGGAAAACGACGCTTACGGAGAAATTGTTGTTATTCGGCGGCGCCATCCGTGATGCGGGTACTGTAAAAGCGAAGAAAACAGGGAAGTTTGCAACCAGTGACTGGATGGAAATCGAAAAGCAGCGCGGAATTTCCGTAACCTCCAGTGTCATGCAATTCGATTATGACGGTTTCAAGGTGAACATTCTCGACACACCTGGACACCAGGATTTCTCCGAAGACACCTACAGAACATTGACAGCTGTTGACAGCGCTGTGATGATCATCGACTCAGCAAAAGGGATTGAGGACCAGACGCTCAAGCTCTTCAAGGTTTGCCGCATGAGAGGGATTCCAATCTTCACTTTTATCAATAAGCTGGATCGCCAGGGGAAAGCGCCTCTTGAATTATTAGCTGAACTTGAAGAAGTGCTTGGCATCGAATCTTATCCGATGAACTGGCCAATCGGAATGGGTAAAGAATTCCTCGGAATCTATGACCGTTTCAATAACCGGATCGAGCAATTCCGGGTTGATGAAGACAAAAGGTTTATTTCGTTAAATGAGGAAGGCGAAATTGATGGAGACCATTCTATAAAAGAGTCTTCACTGTATGAACAGACATTAGAGGAAATCATGCTTTTGGATGAGGCGGGAAATGAATTTTCCAAGGAAAAGATTGTCGATGGTACATTAACGCCGGTATTCTTTGGCAGTGCCTTGACGACTTTCGGAGTCCAGACATTCCTTGATTCATATTTACAATTCGCACCTGCGCCACAGCCAAGGAACTCTACGGCAGGAGAAATTGATCCTAAATCTGAGGAATTCTCAGGATTTATTTTCAAAATCCAGGCCAATATGAACCCGGCCCATCGTGACAGAATTGCTTTTCTGCGCATTTGCTCAGGAAAGTTCGAACGGGGAATGACCGTCCAGCTTAGCCGGACAGGAAAAACAATGAAGCTGGCGCAGTCCACCCAGTTCATGGCTGATGACCGCAGTACCGTTGAGGAAGCCGTTGCCGGTGATATCATCGGACTTTACGACCCGGGCACATACCAGATTGGCGATACCATCGTATCTGGCAAGGAAGGGTTCCTATATGAAAAACTTCCGCAGTTCACACCCGAGCTTTTCGTTAGGGTTTCGGCCAAGAATGTCATGAAGCAAAAGCATTTCCATAAAGGAATCCAGCAGCTTGTCCAGGAAGGAGCCATCCAGCTGTTCAAGACATTGAAGACGGAAGAATACCTTCTCGGTGCTGTCGGACAGCTTCAATTCGAAGTATTCGAAGCCAGGATGCGGAATGAATATAATGTTGAAGTCATCATGGAAAGACAAGGCTCCAAAATTGCCCGCTGGATCGAAGGCGACGATGTGAACGAGAATCTGTCCAGCTCCCGAAGCCTGCTTGTGGCGGACCGCTTTGACAAAAAAGTATTCCTGTTCGAAAATGAATTTGCCCTACGATGGTTCCAGGATAAAAATCCGGAAGTAAAACTTTATAACCCTATGGATGTATCCTAA
- the nhaC gene encoding Na+/H+ antiporter NhaC: MIHQNESITLKTSEAAAVIVLLLAGISYGMIKLELMPHIPVIMGIMALMIYGLLKKIKMADLEKSMVEGAKAGLGAVMIFFFIGMLVSSWIAAGTIPTLIFFAFDLVTGKWFYAIVFIITSIVGLSIGSSLTTSAVIGVAFIAVSEALGFSLAITAGAVISGAFLGDKMSPLSDTTVLASTTVKVDLFEHIKNMSWTTIPAFFISLILFGFLSPELHSADFTQLANLQNTLMKMNLVHWYSLIPLAVILVLAIKKVSSIITLAAGTLTAMAISMFIVPKQEWKALPEILYSGYVSESGNAQLDSLLSRGGIESMFFSISLVLLALSMGGLLFKLGVLPSLLQGLAGRLEKGPVLIGSAALSALGINLLIGEQYLSILLTGNTFADHFERAGLHAKNLSRVLEDAGTVTNPLVPWSVCGVFLSSVLGVSTMEYVPFAFFCLLSPVLTLAAGFTGITLSKTRKNAVA; encoded by the coding sequence ATGATACATCAAAATGAATCCATCACATTAAAAACTTCGGAGGCCGCAGCGGTTATAGTGCTGCTTTTGGCAGGTATAAGCTATGGCATGATCAAGCTGGAATTAATGCCCCATATTCCTGTCATCATGGGAATCATGGCGCTGATGATTTATGGATTATTGAAAAAAATTAAGATGGCCGATCTTGAAAAAAGTATGGTTGAAGGTGCAAAGGCCGGCCTTGGCGCAGTAATGATATTTTTCTTCATCGGCATGCTTGTCAGCAGCTGGATTGCTGCTGGTACCATTCCGACTCTGATATTTTTTGCATTCGATCTGGTGACTGGCAAATGGTTCTATGCAATTGTCTTTATCATCACATCTATAGTTGGATTGAGCATAGGAAGTTCGTTGACCACATCGGCAGTGATTGGGGTAGCTTTCATTGCAGTCAGTGAAGCACTGGGTTTCTCCCTGGCTATCACAGCCGGAGCGGTGATTTCTGGTGCCTTTCTGGGGGATAAAATGTCGCCGCTATCTGATACGACGGTGCTCGCTTCAACCACTGTTAAGGTGGACCTGTTTGAACATATTAAAAATATGTCCTGGACAACGATCCCTGCTTTCTTCATTTCACTTATTTTATTTGGGTTTCTATCGCCAGAGCTCCATTCAGCGGATTTCACCCAACTAGCGAATTTGCAGAACACCCTTATGAAGATGAACCTTGTACACTGGTACTCTTTGATTCCGCTGGCGGTCATCTTGGTTCTGGCTATTAAAAAAGTATCATCAATTATAACCCTTGCAGCAGGGACTCTCACAGCGATGGCAATCAGTATGTTCATTGTCCCAAAGCAAGAGTGGAAAGCGCTGCCGGAAATTTTATATTCTGGCTATGTTTCCGAAAGCGGAAATGCCCAGTTGGATTCACTGTTGTCAAGGGGCGGAATTGAAAGCATGTTTTTCTCCATATCACTGGTTCTTCTTGCCTTGAGCATGGGCGGATTGTTATTCAAACTCGGGGTACTGCCCTCGTTATTACAAGGTCTTGCCGGCAGGCTTGAAAAAGGACCTGTGCTGATTGGTTCAGCCGCATTGTCTGCTCTCGGAATCAATTTGCTGATCGGTGAGCAATACCTTTCGATCCTTTTGACAGGGAATACATTCGCAGACCATTTTGAAAGAGCCGGGCTGCATGCGAAAAACCTGTCCCGAGTCCTCGAAGATGCAGGAACGGTAACCAATCCGCTTGTTCCCTGGAGCGTTTGCGGTGTTTTCCTCAGCAGCGTCCTGGGAGTCAGCACAATGGAGTATGTTCCCTTTGCATTCTTTTGCCTGCTGTCACCTGTATTGACCCTTGCAGCAGGTTTCACCGGTATAACTTTATCAAAGACTAGGAAAAACGCGGTAGCTTAG
- a CDS encoding efflux RND transporter permease subunit, which translates to MKVSNFSIRRPVFTLVTMFLVLILGVVSLMRIPLKLIPDINPPVGVVVTNYQGASPEEVMEKVTKPLEANLATLPGIKTMTSTSQEGANLILMQFSWTTNIDDIQDEVIQRLDMTPIPDDANKPRFMKFDPSQFPIIQLSLSSGKDESALRELAEELELELTKVEGVASINLSGTSVREVRVKLDQEKLRDYKLSQSDIVDLIRANDVSMPGDTILTDGKELTTRVISTLDSLDTLKNLTVFTNPVTKQKVTLDDVGNVELQKQDDRTITRTNQTPSVLLSVLQQSDANTAAVSKAFLDELETLLERDKYAGIKSDVLFDQGDYIKLAIGNISNSLIVGGLLAMLVLFFFLRNVKSPLIIGIAIPYSVIFTFVLMFFADFTLNIMTLGGLALGIGMLVDNAIVVIENIYRHLSMGKDSKTAARDGSREVGAAITASTLTTVAVFLPVVFISGIIGELFTEFALTISFSLFASLVVALTVVPMLASRLLKAPKKNIEARRQRSSSMRGLEKSVRWALRHRFAVILITLLMLAGGAYGVTTVGTQFIPPTDEGFFSIRVNLENGSALTETEKVLSALEDKLKDEEDVDVYVSLVGTTQEASFRGTTNTNIGELYVKMDELEEREISTFQFVDDVKKELEQAAAEANSSAELSFNLQSTSGSAPNTLTFNVRDSSEKRLDESVGKIYDSLKDLDDVNELTTSQNDTVEEVQITVDREKALAQGLAPAQVAMVVNNVTRGDMATQMPGEDEEILGVFVEYDRNVTQNIDNLKKLLIKKPDGNYVSLGQIANIETGSGPVKIQRINQQGAVEFTMKYKSSTNLGDMSKQVDKKIEELDLPDETEIVFSGDRELLESSIDDLLLAFVLAIILIYLVMAAQFESLKYPFVIMFTVPLMVIGVAIALTATQTPVSLTVIIGIIVLAGIVVNNAIVIVDYINQKKERGLNPHEAIVLSVKDRARPILMTALTTILGLIPLALGIGEGTEINQPMGITVIGGLISSTFLTLFVIPVVYSFFDRDYRRRNKMYATPDGHLVPAYLLKEHIDPEYETGVEQRTESFLKGKYSKEEMTGMLEELLQQIKEEDSTQDFRRRR; encoded by the coding sequence ATGAAAGTCAGCAATTTTTCGATCAGGAGACCTGTTTTTACATTGGTTACGATGTTTTTGGTCTTGATTCTCGGGGTGGTTTCATTGATGAGGATTCCTTTGAAGCTCATTCCGGATATAAATCCGCCTGTTGGTGTGGTGGTGACGAATTATCAGGGAGCAAGTCCTGAAGAGGTTATGGAGAAGGTGACGAAGCCGCTGGAGGCGAATCTGGCTACACTGCCGGGAATCAAAACGATGACATCGACTTCCCAGGAGGGTGCAAACCTGATCCTGATGCAGTTTTCATGGACCACCAATATTGATGATATACAGGATGAGGTCATCCAAAGGCTGGATATGACGCCTATTCCGGACGATGCGAACAAGCCAAGGTTCATGAAGTTTGACCCGTCTCAATTCCCTATCATCCAGCTATCACTAAGCTCTGGAAAGGATGAATCGGCGTTAAGAGAACTTGCGGAAGAGCTCGAATTGGAACTCACCAAGGTTGAGGGGGTTGCAAGCATCAATTTATCGGGCACATCCGTACGTGAAGTGAGGGTGAAACTGGACCAGGAAAAGTTGAGGGATTATAAGCTGAGTCAGTCGGACATTGTCGATCTAATCAGAGCGAATGATGTCTCGATGCCAGGAGATACGATTTTGACCGACGGCAAAGAACTGACCACGAGGGTCATCAGTACTCTGGATTCGCTGGATACATTGAAGAATCTGACGGTGTTCACCAATCCGGTGACCAAACAAAAGGTGACCCTGGATGATGTCGGAAACGTCGAACTGCAAAAACAGGATGACCGGACGATCACAAGGACGAATCAGACTCCGTCAGTGCTGCTGAGTGTCCTTCAGCAGTCTGATGCGAATACGGCAGCAGTATCAAAAGCGTTCCTTGATGAGCTTGAAACCTTGCTTGAGAGAGATAAATACGCTGGAATCAAGTCTGATGTACTCTTTGACCAGGGCGATTATATAAAACTGGCGATCGGCAATATTTCAAACTCGCTTATTGTCGGAGGCCTATTGGCGATGCTGGTGCTGTTCTTCTTCCTGAGAAATGTGAAGAGTCCGCTCATCATCGGGATTGCTATTCCTTATTCTGTTATTTTTACGTTCGTATTGATGTTTTTCGCTGACTTTACATTGAATATCATGACGCTTGGCGGCCTGGCTCTCGGAATCGGGATGCTCGTGGATAATGCCATTGTCGTCATTGAAAATATTTACCGGCATCTGTCAATGGGCAAGGATTCGAAAACCGCTGCCAGGGATGGTTCCAGGGAAGTTGGTGCTGCAATTACTGCTTCGACTTTGACGACAGTTGCCGTGTTCTTGCCGGTTGTATTCATATCCGGAATCATAGGGGAACTGTTCACAGAGTTTGCATTGACGATTTCATTCAGTTTGTTTGCATCATTGGTTGTCGCTTTGACAGTTGTCCCGATGCTGGCAAGCAGGCTGCTGAAGGCGCCTAAGAAAAATATTGAAGCGAGAAGGCAGCGCTCCAGCTCGATGAGAGGACTTGAGAAATCAGTCAGGTGGGCTCTGCGTCATCGTTTTGCCGTCATTCTGATCACACTGCTGATGCTTGCCGGAGGCGCTTATGGAGTGACGACGGTCGGTACGCAGTTCATCCCGCCTACAGATGAGGGCTTCTTCAGCATCAGGGTTAATCTTGAAAATGGATCAGCTTTGACAGAGACCGAAAAGGTTTTGTCAGCGTTGGAAGATAAGTTGAAAGATGAAGAAGATGTAGATGTATACGTAAGTCTGGTCGGAACAACCCAGGAGGCCTCCTTCAGAGGTACTACAAACACGAATATCGGGGAATTGTATGTAAAAATGGATGAGCTGGAGGAAAGAGAAATCAGCACCTTCCAGTTTGTCGATGATGTAAAAAAAGAACTTGAGCAAGCTGCAGCTGAGGCAAACAGCAGTGCCGAGCTGAGTTTCAATCTCCAGTCCACATCAGGTTCTGCTCCTAATACACTTACATTCAATGTTCGTGATTCCAGTGAAAAAAGGCTGGATGAATCGGTTGGAAAAATATATGATTCCCTGAAGGATTTGGACGATGTCAATGAATTGACGACGAGCCAAAATGACACTGTCGAAGAAGTCCAGATCACTGTTGACAGGGAAAAGGCTCTCGCACAGGGTCTTGCACCAGCGCAAGTTGCGATGGTGGTCAACAATGTGACAAGAGGGGATATGGCGACCCAAATGCCTGGAGAGGATGAAGAGATTCTCGGTGTTTTTGTGGAATATGACCGCAATGTAACCCAGAATATCGATAATCTAAAGAAACTGCTGATCAAGAAGCCTGATGGCAACTATGTTTCACTTGGCCAGATTGCCAATATTGAAACGGGCAGCGGACCTGTTAAAATCCAGAGAATCAATCAGCAGGGTGCAGTTGAATTCACAATGAAATACAAGTCTTCAACGAATCTTGGAGATATGTCCAAACAAGTGGATAAAAAGATAGAAGAGCTTGATTTGCCTGATGAAACCGAGATTGTATTCAGTGGGGACAGAGAACTCCTCGAATCTTCAATTGATGACTTGCTTCTAGCTTTCGTTCTTGCAATCATCCTGATTTATCTTGTCATGGCTGCGCAGTTCGAATCATTGAAGTATCCATTTGTCATCATGTTCACTGTGCCGTTGATGGTAATTGGAGTTGCCATTGCATTGACCGCAACGCAAACTCCAGTCAGCTTAACCGTAATTATCGGTATTATTGTCCTTGCAGGGATTGTAGTGAACAACGCGATTGTGATTGTCGATTACATCAATCAGAAGAAGGAGCGCGGTTTGAATCCGCATGAGGCGATTGTTCTGTCGGTAAAAGACCGCGCACGTCCAATCCTGATGACGGCTTTAACTACGATTCTTGGTTTGATTCCGCTCGCACTTGGAATTGGCGAAGGAACTGAAATCAATCAGCCAATGGGGATCACTGTTATTGGCGGTTTGATCAGCAGTACGTTCCTGACACTGTTCGTGATACCGGTTGTCTACAGCTTTTTTGACAGGGATTATCGCAGAAGAAATAAAATGTATGCAACACCAGATGGCCATCTTGTACCAGCTTATCTGCTGAAAGAGCATATAGATCCTGAATATGAAACAGGAGTGGAGCAGCGGACAGAATCCTTCCTAAAAGGGAAATACTCGAAGGAAGAGATGACAGGTATGCTTGAGGAACTTCTCCAACAGATCAAAGAAGAAGATTCAACTCAAGATTTTAGAAGAAGAAGATAA
- a CDS encoding SDR family oxidoreductase, with protein MEYGYFFTGFPGFISNQLIREVLRRNEGKGTVYVLVLPSMADKAEAERASIVGDLNLDESQFEIITGDITVSGLDIVPEKADQLENTVTHVFHLAAIYDLAVPKDIAYRVNVEGTRNVNEWVEKLKNIQRYTYFSTAYVAGKREGILYEDELIKPPGFKNFYEETKYEAEVLVDSLKSEIPVTIIRPGIVKGHSKTGETIKFDGPYFIMNFIDRLGFMPFLPKLGTGETVVNLVPVDYIIEATTYLTFAEIGSGKTYHLTDPKPYKVSELYEMMMFELLKKQPVGSVPLSLAKAGLHFRGLRRYLGVEKEALDYFTWKGRFDSSQAQDDLKDSGIVCPDFRDGIAAMAAFYRENKHKPHYQINII; from the coding sequence ATGGAATACGGATATTTTTTCACTGGCTTTCCAGGATTCATCAGCAATCAATTGATTAGGGAAGTATTACGGAGAAATGAAGGGAAAGGGACAGTTTATGTCCTGGTATTGCCTTCTATGGCTGATAAGGCAGAGGCTGAAAGGGCTTCAATTGTTGGGGATCTTAACCTTGATGAAAGTCAATTTGAGATTATAACAGGTGACATAACGGTTTCAGGTCTGGACATAGTTCCGGAAAAGGCTGATCAACTTGAGAATACCGTCACCCATGTCTTCCACCTTGCAGCTATATATGATCTGGCAGTTCCTAAGGATATCGCTTACCGGGTGAATGTTGAGGGGACCAGGAATGTGAATGAATGGGTGGAAAAATTAAAAAATATCCAGCGCTACACGTATTTCAGCACAGCATATGTTGCCGGTAAACGAGAGGGAATCCTTTATGAAGATGAATTAATAAAGCCACCAGGATTCAAAAACTTCTATGAGGAGACTAAATATGAAGCTGAAGTTCTGGTAGACTCGCTTAAGTCAGAGATTCCGGTCACCATTATCAGGCCGGGAATCGTTAAAGGTCATTCAAAAACAGGGGAAACCATAAAATTTGATGGACCATATTTCATCATGAATTTTATCGACCGGCTTGGCTTCATGCCTTTCTTGCCTAAGCTTGGCACGGGCGAAACAGTTGTCAATCTAGTTCCTGTGGATTATATTATTGAAGCGACCACCTATTTAACATTTGCAGAAATCGGGTCAGGCAAAACGTATCATCTCACTGATCCGAAACCTTACAAAGTATCAGAGCTGTATGAAATGATGATGTTTGAATTGCTGAAGAAGCAGCCAGTGGGTTCGGTGCCTTTGTCCCTGGCTAAAGCAGGGCTTCATTTCAGGGGCTTGAGAAGGTATCTTGGTGTTGAAAAGGAGGCGCTCGATTATTTTACATGGAAGGGCCGATTTGACTCTTCCCAGGCCCAGGACGACTTGAAAGACTCAGGGATCGTATGTCCGGATTTCAGGGATGGGATTGCTGCAATGGCAGCCTTTTACCGGGAGAATAAGCATAAGCCGCATTATCAGATAAACATAATATAA